The following are encoded in a window of Rhizobium sp. 11515TR genomic DNA:
- a CDS encoding ATP-binding protein: MSDPNSEFRPDAISASDWRQIVQSATDTAIITTNLAGLVTSWNEGAYRLLGWTEEEMLGQTLDRLFEDANQIGLEFEEARTHGRGGGTEGWRIRKGGDRLWAVGEMTPIRNAGSEITGFVKILRDRTRAKVAEEEAAEERRALEILNRAGSALAAETDLHKLVQVVTDAGVDLSGAEFGAFFYNVLNEQGESYMLYTLSGAPIEAFSKFPMPRNTDVFGPTFRGEGVVRSDDITKDPRYGKNAPRKGMPEGHLPVRSYLAVPVVSRTGEVLGGLFFGHGKTGMFDERSERGLAGLAAEAAVAIDNVKLSQAAQREIAERRRAEAALRELNATLEQQVAERTAQLKLNEEALRQSQKMEAIGQLTGGIAHDFNNLLQVIIGNLDTILRNVADDAPRLKRAANNALTGARRAAALTQRLLAFSRRQPLDPKPLNVNGLVTGLSEMVHRTLGETMSVETVLGAGLWQVEADANELEATILNLAVNARDAMPEGGRLTIETANAHIDEAYAANYAEVAPGQYVCISISDTGIGMDEETLGRAFEPFFTTKPVGKGTGLGLSQVYGFVKQSAGHVNIYSEVGQGTTVKIYLPRLVAAGTADAESENDAAILDGDGEETILVLEDDDDVRTYSVEILRELGYRVVEAHDGPSALRLLERQGRVDLLFTDVVLPGGMTGAQVAEQARELKPGLKVLFTTGYARNAIIHQGRLDKGVKLITKPFSSADLAARIRDVLDDRL, encoded by the coding sequence ATGAGCGACCCTAACTCGGAGTTCAGGCCCGACGCGATCAGCGCATCCGACTGGCGCCAGATTGTCCAGAGCGCGACAGACACGGCGATCATAACTACCAATCTGGCAGGCTTGGTGACGAGTTGGAACGAGGGCGCCTATCGTCTGCTCGGTTGGACCGAAGAAGAAATGCTTGGCCAGACGCTTGATCGCTTGTTCGAAGATGCGAACCAGATCGGGCTCGAATTCGAGGAAGCCCGCACCCATGGTCGCGGTGGTGGCACCGAGGGGTGGCGGATCAGGAAGGGTGGCGACCGGCTCTGGGCGGTCGGCGAAATGACCCCGATTCGCAACGCGGGCAGCGAGATCACCGGCTTCGTGAAGATCCTCCGCGACCGCACGCGAGCCAAGGTGGCGGAGGAAGAAGCCGCCGAGGAACGTCGTGCGCTCGAAATCCTCAATCGAGCAGGCTCGGCCCTGGCGGCGGAGACCGACCTCCACAAGTTGGTGCAGGTCGTCACCGATGCCGGTGTCGATCTGTCGGGCGCCGAGTTCGGAGCATTCTTTTACAATGTGCTCAATGAGCAGGGTGAGAGCTATATGCTCTATACCTTGTCCGGCGCGCCAATCGAGGCGTTCTCGAAATTCCCAATGCCGCGCAACACGGACGTGTTCGGCCCAACCTTTCGTGGCGAGGGTGTCGTTCGCTCCGACGATATCACCAAAGATCCGCGCTACGGCAAGAATGCGCCTCGCAAAGGGATGCCAGAGGGCCATCTTCCAGTCCGTAGTTATCTTGCCGTTCCTGTCGTTTCACGAACCGGGGAAGTCTTAGGCGGGCTGTTTTTCGGCCATGGCAAGACAGGGATGTTCGATGAGCGGTCCGAGAGGGGATTGGCGGGCCTGGCAGCGGAAGCCGCGGTGGCGATCGACAATGTCAAGCTTTCGCAGGCCGCCCAACGCGAAATCGCTGAGCGCCGTCGCGCCGAAGCAGCTTTGCGAGAGCTAAACGCAACTTTGGAACAGCAAGTTGCGGAGCGGACGGCCCAGCTCAAATTGAACGAAGAGGCGCTCCGGCAATCGCAAAAGATGGAGGCGATCGGCCAGCTCACCGGCGGTATCGCCCATGATTTCAACAACCTGCTGCAAGTGATCATCGGCAATCTCGACACGATCCTGCGCAATGTTGCGGACGATGCGCCGCGGCTGAAGCGGGCGGCAAATAACGCGCTCACTGGCGCGCGGCGCGCCGCGGCCCTCACCCAGCGCCTGCTGGCCTTCTCGCGGCGCCAGCCTCTCGATCCGAAGCCACTGAACGTGAACGGATTGGTGACTGGTCTTTCCGAAATGGTGCACCGGACGCTTGGTGAGACGATGTCGGTCGAGACTGTGCTGGGTGCCGGTCTATGGCAGGTCGAAGCGGACGCCAATGAACTCGAGGCAACGATCCTCAATCTCGCGGTGAATGCCCGGGACGCCATGCCGGAGGGCGGCCGCCTCACTATCGAGACCGCCAATGCTCATATCGACGAGGCATACGCAGCCAACTATGCCGAGGTGGCTCCTGGGCAATATGTATGCATCTCCATTTCGGATACCGGCATAGGGATGGACGAAGAAACTCTGGGACGAGCGTTCGAGCCCTTTTTCACCACCAAGCCTGTCGGCAAGGGCACGGGCCTCGGTCTCAGTCAGGTCTATGGCTTCGTCAAACAGTCGGCCGGTCATGTAAATATCTATTCCGAGGTCGGACAGGGCACGACCGTCAAGATCTACCTGCCGCGACTTGTGGCCGCCGGCACCGCAGACGCCGAGAGCGAGAACGATGCCGCGATCCTCGATGGCGATGGAGAGGAGACCATCCTCGTCCTTGAGGACGACGACGACGTTAGAACCTATTCTGTCGAAATCCTACGCGAGCTCGGCTATCGCGTGGTCGAGGCACATGACGGGCCGTCCGCACTTCGCCTGTTGGAGCGGCAGGGACGCGTGGACCTGCTGTTTACCGACGTCGTACTGCCCGGCGGCATGACCGGCGCCCAGGTGGCCGAGCAGGCGCGCGAATTGAAGCCTGGTCTGAAGGTCTTGTTCACGACGGGCTATGCCCGCAACGCCATCATCCACCAGGGCCGACTGGATAAAGGCGTGAAGCTGATCACCAAACCCTTCAGCTCTGCTGATTTGGCTGCTAGAATCCGAGACGTACTCGATGATCGGCTTTAG
- a CDS encoding response regulator — MKETAKKLRIFVVEDEVLLATWMEDILVDLGHEIAAVASQLPEGCEIARSGEFDLAILDVNLNGQPSYPIAEILRERGIPFVFATGYGGTGLDPAFNNVPTLAKPYIIDDVERVLSSVTLSSNIDVQEKYSK; from the coding sequence ATGAAGGAAACTGCCAAGAAGTTACGCATCTTTGTGGTCGAAGACGAAGTTCTCCTGGCGACGTGGATGGAGGACATTCTGGTGGATCTTGGCCATGAGATAGCCGCCGTGGCGTCGCAATTGCCTGAAGGGTGCGAGATCGCTCGAAGCGGGGAATTCGATTTGGCAATTCTCGACGTCAATCTTAACGGGCAGCCGAGCTATCCAATTGCTGAGATACTACGCGAACGCGGTATACCCTTCGTCTTTGCAACGGGCTACGGCGGAACCGGACTAGACCCCGCTTTTAACAACGTCCCGACATTGGCCAAGCCCTACATCATCGATGACGTGGAGCGTGTGCTAAGTAGCGTCACGCTCTCGTCAAACATCGATGTACAGGAGAAGTATTCTAAATAA
- a CDS encoding IS3 family transposase (programmed frameshift) → MTNHIPKIEVLSGPERRRRWSTAEKLAIVQETYEPDVTVSIVARRHGIQPNQLFAWRKLAAQGALTATASQEEVVPASEYRALQNQVKELQRLLGKKTMEGEILKEALEIASGFKKTPVALALVAEGWFAMTAVCETLGVARSNIAERVKQRPSRARGRPPLADQALLDEIKTIIDDMPTYGYRRVHAILRRKASSESRPWPNAKRVYRVMKVHGMLLQRHTGAIDTRRHDGRVAVEQSNLRWCSDGFEIGCDNKEKVRVAFALDCCDREAIAHVATTEGIKSEDVQDLVITAVENRFGLVNTLPKPIEWLTDNGSCFIAKDTRSLLVDIGMEPCSTPVRSPQSNGMAEAFVKTFKRDYVSVNPLPDAITVIAKLPSWFEHYNTLHPHKALGYCSPREFLNRQTET, encoded by the exons ATGACCAATCACATACCTAAGATAGAAGTGCTGTCCGGCCCTGAGCGCCGCCGCCGCTGGTCGACAGCGGAGAAGCTCGCGATAGTCCAGGAGACCTACGAGCCTGACGTCACGGTCAGCATCGTTGCGCGACGGCATGGGATTCAGCCGAACCAGTTGTTCGCCTGGCGCAAACTTGCGGCGCAGGGTGCACTGACGGCCACTGCATCGCAGGAAGAGGTCGTCCCAGCATCCGAATACAGAGCGCTTCAGAACCAGGTGAAAGAGCTGCAGCGCCTCCTCGGCAAGAAGACGATGGAAGGCGAAATCCTCAAAGAAGCGCTTGAGATAGCATCAGGGT TCAAAAAAACACCTGTTGCGCTCGCTCTCGTTGCCGAAGGATGGTTCGCGATGACGGCGGTGTGCGAGACCCTTGGTGTCGCCCGATCCAACATTGCGGAACGTGTGAAGCAACGTCCTTCCAGAGCCAGAGGGCGGCCGCCGCTCGCCGATCAGGCACTGCTGGATGAGATCAAGACGATCATCGACGACATGCCGACCTACGGATATCGCCGGGTTCACGCGATCCTGCGCCGTAAAGCCAGCAGCGAAAGCCGTCCATGGCCGAATGCCAAGCGCGTCTATCGGGTGATGAAGGTTCACGGCATGCTCCTTCAGCGCCACACCGGTGCAATCGACACCCGTCGCCACGATGGCCGTGTTGCTGTCGAGCAGTCGAATTTACGCTGGTGTTCAGACGGCTTCGAAATCGGCTGCGACAATAAAGAGAAGGTGCGCGTTGCCTTCGCTCTCGATTGCTGTGATCGCGAGGCCATTGCCCATGTAGCGACAACCGAGGGCATCAAGAGCGAGGACGTCCAGGACCTTGTCATCACGGCTGTTGAGAACCGCTTCGGTCTCGTCAACACCCTTCCAAAGCCAATCGAATGGTTGACCGACAACGGCTCCTGCTTCATCGCAAAGGATACCAGGTCGCTGCTCGTCGATATCGGCATGGAGCCATGTTCAACGCCTGTTCGCAGCCCCCAGTCCAACGGGATGGCCGAAGCCTTCGTCAAAACCTTCAAGCGCGATTACGTCTCGGTCAACCCCTTGCCGGACGCCATAACCGTCATCGCGAAACTGCCCTCATGGTTCGAACACTACAACACCCTTCACCCGCATAAGGCATTGGGGTATTGCTCGCCTCGTGAGTTCTTAAACCGTCAAACAGAAACCTGA
- a CDS encoding methyl-accepting chemotaxis protein, producing the protein MIFSLRNILVGIFLFLSIALCVLTGSSTLDAYRDAGKYADVSKFTMLDRAIFQTLANFRNERGDGSSLAKLELGAQDATLTLLKTDRGIVDKYMADAKSVFANIDDPTLKAPIADVMNAYDRVVAFRSKLDSEVTKKLADRDPTLQATTLDIGQQFLTALETGSTAIESRIRTSDPSMTALIQIRALTWYTRATAGAANLLFVNILASGEAMKPEDVSKIQQFDYTANFTWGQVGTLVNHPSTPQVVKDAYKVSSTTFFSGDFAAKHNALLAKFAAGEKKAMSLDDWRPLGNAALLTITNTAAAAADGMVATASASQHDAFVSLIAYGLTFLVAVALSITGICVIIFRVTKPVGALTHSMTELAEGNLSVLIGGVERRDEIGAMARSVQIFQQAALRNKALEAEAAEARITSENERVEVQRRAEAEAEERLLQATGSLATGLRHLASGNLRCEIETPLAAQFEALRHDFNSSVSQLRAAMSQVGQAASLVNSGSYEISQASDNLSKRTEQQAASLEETAAALEEVTANVQSTSKRAGDARDLVRGARSRAENSSQVVGNAVSAMGRIEHSSKQISQIISVIDEIAFQTNLLALNAGVEAARAGEAGKGFAVVAQEVRELAQRSANAAKEIKALIGNSEVAVSEGVKLVNDTGEGLAAIADLVLQINQHMDAIATAAQEQSMGLSEINSAVNHMDQATQQNAAMVEEMNAAGAGLAEESKRLGELLSAFRTGEAERMAPQARPISRPASTPTTGRLAAHPSPVTQGNAALKHLQQEWSEF; encoded by the coding sequence ATGATTTTTTCCCTTCGCAATATACTTGTTGGAATTTTCCTTTTTCTCAGCATCGCTCTATGTGTGCTAACGGGATCTTCGACGCTTGATGCCTATCGCGATGCAGGCAAGTATGCCGACGTCTCGAAGTTCACCATGCTAGACCGCGCGATCTTCCAAACACTTGCGAATTTTCGCAACGAGCGAGGTGATGGGTCGTCGCTCGCCAAACTTGAGCTTGGCGCGCAAGATGCAACGCTTACCTTGTTGAAAACGGACAGGGGCATCGTCGACAAATATATGGCTGACGCAAAATCGGTCTTTGCAAACATCGACGACCCGACGCTCAAAGCTCCGATTGCCGATGTCATGAACGCCTATGACCGCGTGGTCGCATTCCGCTCAAAGCTTGACAGCGAAGTCACCAAGAAGCTCGCCGATCGCGACCCGACACTGCAAGCCACGACCCTGGACATCGGTCAGCAGTTCTTGACCGCGTTGGAGACAGGTTCGACCGCCATTGAAAGCCGGATCCGTACGAGTGATCCTTCAATGACGGCGCTCATTCAGATCCGTGCACTGACATGGTACACGCGCGCAACGGCTGGTGCTGCAAACTTGTTGTTCGTCAATATACTCGCCTCCGGAGAGGCGATGAAGCCTGAGGACGTCAGCAAGATTCAACAATTCGATTACACCGCGAATTTCACCTGGGGACAGGTCGGCACCCTGGTCAATCACCCCTCGACACCACAGGTCGTCAAGGACGCCTATAAAGTCAGCAGCACGACCTTTTTCAGCGGTGACTTTGCAGCAAAGCACAATGCATTGCTTGCGAAGTTCGCAGCCGGTGAGAAGAAGGCCATGTCTCTCGACGACTGGCGCCCTCTTGGCAACGCCGCCCTTCTAACGATCACGAACACCGCCGCGGCAGCAGCAGATGGCATGGTCGCCACGGCATCCGCCAGTCAGCATGATGCATTCGTCAGCTTAATCGCCTACGGGCTCACTTTCCTTGTGGCCGTCGCTCTCAGCATTACGGGCATCTGCGTCATCATCTTTCGTGTCACCAAGCCCGTCGGGGCACTAACTCATTCCATGACCGAACTCGCCGAAGGCAACCTCTCGGTCTTAATCGGTGGCGTCGAACGGCGCGATGAGATCGGCGCCATGGCCCGTTCCGTACAGATTTTCCAACAGGCAGCCTTGCGCAACAAGGCGCTGGAAGCCGAAGCCGCCGAGGCACGCATTACATCGGAGAATGAACGCGTCGAAGTCCAGCGCCGTGCCGAGGCAGAGGCAGAAGAGAGGCTGCTGCAGGCAACAGGTTCGCTTGCGACGGGACTTCGTCATTTGGCATCCGGCAACCTGCGTTGTGAGATCGAAACGCCGTTGGCTGCGCAGTTCGAAGCTCTGCGTCACGACTTCAATTCATCGGTCAGTCAGCTGCGTGCTGCCATGTCCCAGGTCGGCCAGGCCGCGTCGCTGGTAAACAGCGGTAGTTACGAGATTTCGCAGGCTTCCGATAATCTTTCCAAGCGAACGGAGCAGCAGGCCGCCTCGCTGGAAGAGACCGCGGCAGCGCTCGAAGAGGTAACGGCCAATGTTCAGTCGACCTCCAAACGAGCTGGCGATGCACGTGACCTGGTGCGTGGTGCCCGATCGCGGGCAGAAAACTCCAGCCAGGTAGTCGGCAATGCCGTCAGCGCCATGGGCAGGATCGAGCATTCGTCCAAGCAGATCAGCCAGATCATCAGCGTGATCGACGAGATCGCCTTCCAGACCAACCTGCTTGCGCTTAACGCCGGCGTCGAGGCGGCGCGAGCGGGCGAAGCCGGCAAAGGCTTTGCTGTTGTCGCCCAGGAAGTCCGCGAACTGGCCCAGCGTTCGGCCAATGCCGCCAAGGAGATCAAGGCCCTGATCGGCAACTCCGAAGTCGCAGTCAGCGAGGGCGTGAAGCTCGTCAACGACACCGGCGAGGGCCTTGCAGCTATTGCCGACCTGGTCCTGCAGATCAATCAGCACATGGATGCGATTGCAACCGCCGCTCAGGAACAGTCCATGGGTCTTTCTGAGATCAATAGCGCCGTCAATCATATGGACCAGGCGACACAGCAGAATGCCGCCATGGTCGAAGAGATGAATGCGGCTGGCGCTGGTTTGGCCGAGGAAAGCAAGCGTCTCGGAGAGCTCCTGAGCGCATTCCGCACAGGCGAAGCTGAGCGCATGGCGCCGCAAGCGAGGCCTATATCGCGGCCCGCCTCCACCCCGACAACGGGCCGCCTTGCTGCGCACCCCTCTCCCGTCACTCAGGGCAACGCTGCGCTTAAACATCTTCAGCAGGAGTGGTCAGAGTTCTGA